A stretch of Bordetella genomosp. 13 DNA encodes these proteins:
- a CDS encoding sugar ABC transporter produces the protein MLWIATPRYEAESRFFVQSASNQQSGGAGAASLLTTGNMSGMLGGFVDGWAVSDFLKSRDCMRQLDQKVGLRQYLAHAGLDPFNRLSEDSSEDELYRAYQAAVHVSFNALEQIDVLRVKAFSPADAETLSKALIGLAEDFVSRMNEKGVADKLKVSLESVKRAERKALDAREALTAWRTKHGNIDPTASVSMLLNLSSQLEGELSNAQVNLDKIRALENKDHPMLRPATLQVAALKKRIAEVRHRLSGQGNTEATQLKSYEALRNTQVFADSNLTLAQQSYQQATVDALRLQRYLSIIAQPVPTDRPSSPRTWVLLLEALALGFVLMFLARAGVALFKGLRHG, from the coding sequence GTGCTGTGGATCGCCACGCCCCGATACGAGGCGGAGTCGCGGTTCTTCGTGCAGTCGGCCTCGAACCAGCAATCCGGCGGGGCGGGGGCGGCCAGCCTGCTGACCACGGGCAACATGTCGGGCATGCTCGGCGGATTCGTGGATGGATGGGCGGTCAGCGATTTCCTCAAGTCGCGCGACTGCATGCGCCAGCTCGACCAGAAGGTCGGGCTGCGCCAGTACCTGGCCCATGCCGGACTGGACCCCTTCAACCGGCTGTCCGAAGACTCCAGCGAAGACGAGCTCTATCGCGCCTACCAGGCAGCGGTGCATGTGTCTTTCAACGCGCTCGAGCAGATCGACGTATTGCGCGTGAAGGCGTTCTCTCCAGCAGACGCGGAGACGCTGTCGAAAGCGCTGATCGGGCTGGCGGAAGACTTCGTGAGCCGGATGAACGAGAAAGGGGTGGCCGACAAGTTGAAGGTCAGCCTCGAGTCGGTGAAGCGCGCGGAGCGCAAGGCGCTCGATGCCAGGGAAGCGCTGACGGCGTGGCGCACCAAGCACGGCAATATCGACCCGACGGCCTCCGTATCGATGCTGCTGAATCTCTCGAGCCAGCTCGAGGGGGAACTGAGCAACGCCCAGGTCAATCTCGACAAGATCCGTGCGCTGGAGAACAAGGACCATCCCATGCTGCGGCCGGCCACGCTGCAGGTCGCGGCGCTGAAGAAGCGGATCGCCGAGGTGCGCCATCGACTGAGCGGCCAGGGAAACACCGAGGCGACCCAGCTGAAGTCGTACGAGGCGCTGCGCAACACCCAGGTCTTCGCCGACTCGAACCTGACCCTGGCGCAGCAGTCGTACCAGCAGGCCACGGTGGATGCGCTGCGATTGCAGCGATATCTGTCCATCATCGCCCAGCCGGTCCCGACGGACCGGCCCAGCAGCCCGCGCACGTGGGTCCTGCTGCTGGAGGCCCTGGCCCTGGGTTTCGTGCTGATGTTCCTCGCTCGCGCGGGCGTGGCGTTGTTCAAGGGGTTGCGTCATGGTTGA
- a CDS encoding ATPase, whose amino-acid sequence MIHLHGVTDEPYAFGSRQALLDRVDLDIPVGRYALLSPAPELHRQVIDVLCRLRPPRQGFVKHGGSVSWAIGRQGFIRGKANGLRMIEFVAEMYELDSDAAYEFVADLISDPKSLARPMEHWPLYVRQEFSFALALVPAFDVYVIEGAMPFEPCRFTRLWLALFEERLVGRTLIFSSYRQNQLADYCLKGLIYERSTLRIEDDLDQCIRRFPPRRSRSESGSAGDDVFGGGFEESQLGF is encoded by the coding sequence ATGATTCATCTGCATGGTGTCACCGACGAGCCGTACGCGTTCGGAAGCAGGCAGGCGCTGCTGGACCGCGTGGATCTCGACATACCGGTCGGGCGCTATGCGCTGCTGTCGCCCGCGCCGGAACTGCATCGCCAGGTCATCGACGTGCTGTGCCGCCTGCGCCCGCCGCGCCAGGGGTTCGTCAAGCATGGCGGCAGCGTGTCGTGGGCAATCGGCCGGCAGGGCTTCATCCGCGGCAAGGCGAACGGCCTGCGCATGATCGAATTCGTGGCCGAGATGTACGAACTCGATTCGGACGCCGCCTACGAATTCGTCGCGGACCTGATCAGCGATCCCAAATCCCTGGCCAGGCCCATGGAGCATTGGCCGCTCTACGTCCGGCAGGAGTTTTCATTCGCGCTGGCGCTGGTGCCGGCGTTCGATGTGTACGTGATCGAAGGGGCCATGCCTTTCGAACCCTGCCGCTTCACGCGCCTCTGGCTGGCGCTGTTCGAAGAGCGACTGGTCGGCCGCACGCTCATCTTTTCCAGTTATCGCCAGAATCAGTTGGCGGACTATTGCCTCAAAGGCTTGATCTATGAACGAAGCACTCTCAGAATCGAAGACGACCTCGACCAGTGCATCCGCAGGTTCCCCCCAAGAAGGTCCAGGAGCGAATCGGGCAGCGCAGGCGACGACGTCTTCGGAGGCGGCTTCGAGGAAAGCCAGCTCGGCTTCTGA